In the genome of Desulfofarcimen acetoxidans DSM 771, one region contains:
- a CDS encoding MinD/ParA family protein translates to MMDQASKLRALANDANVEFAAKPERGPRIITVTSGKGGVGKTNFVVNLGLCLAKMKQRVVIFDADLGLSNVDVLMGVTPPGNLYELLYNNKNIKEIIAQGPINLRFISGGSGFHELSNLDQKQRQNLINSLNYFQSETDFVLIDTGAGISKNVLGFVAAAEEVIVIVTPEPTSLADAYSLIKIMSKFNVQSEVNLIVNMASNIREGQQTADKIIMIANRFLQIKVTFLGSICTNPVVVQAVKSQNPFVLSHPYSTATKSLTVIAENLINGYQQPVKGVSGFIGKLISLFG, encoded by the coding sequence ATGATGGACCAGGCTTCTAAGCTTCGCGCTTTAGCCAATGATGCAAATGTGGAGTTTGCTGCTAAACCTGAGAGAGGGCCACGCATCATAACTGTTACCAGTGGCAAGGGCGGTGTCGGTAAGACTAATTTTGTAGTGAACCTTGGATTGTGTTTAGCTAAAATGAAGCAGCGGGTAGTCATTTTTGATGCTGATTTGGGTTTATCTAATGTAGATGTCTTGATGGGTGTGACTCCTCCCGGCAATTTATATGAGTTGTTATACAATAATAAAAACATAAAAGAAATTATAGCACAGGGACCGATAAATTTACGTTTTATTTCCGGAGGCTCCGGATTTCATGAGTTATCAAATCTGGATCAAAAACAGCGTCAAAACCTCATTAACAGTTTGAATTATTTCCAGAGTGAAACCGATTTTGTATTAATAGATACAGGAGCGGGAATATCCAAAAATGTTTTAGGTTTTGTGGCCGCGGCGGAAGAGGTTATTGTAATCGTTACTCCTGAACCGACTTCTTTGGCGGATGCCTACAGTTTAATTAAAATTATGTCCAAATTTAATGTGCAATCGGAAGTTAACCTAATTGTTAACATGGCTTCTAATATACGGGAAGGGCAGCAGACTGCTGATAAAATAATAATGATTGCTAACCGGTTTTTGCAGATAAAAGTAACCTTTTTAGGTTCCATATGTACGAATCCGGTGGTTGTCCAGGCAGTAAAAAGCCAGAATCCGTTTGTGCTTTCCCATCCTTATTCTACAGCCACTAAGAGTTTAACGGTTATTGCCGAAAACTTAATTAATGGTTACCAACAGCCGGTTAAGGGAGTATCTGGATTTATAGGTAAACTAATTAGTCTTTTCGGCTAG
- the flhA gene encoding flagellar biosynthesis protein FlhA, which translates to MAAPSTMSMLKQNTDLIVAAFIIGIILMIIIPLSPLLLDVLLTISITVGLVILLITMFTTEPLQFSVFPTLLLITTLYRLALNISSTRLILSTGAAGNVIDAFGNFVTQGNYVVGLVVFIIITVIQFMVITSGAGRVSEVAARFTLDAMPGKQMSIDADFNSGLITEGEARERRKRLQREADFFGSMDGASKFVRGDAVAGIIIILINIIGGFIIGVVQQNMQFVQALQTFTVLSIGDGLVSQLPALLISTASGILVTRSTSENSLGGDLSQQFLNFPRVLYLAAAILLILGLIPAMPNILFIMLSIGTAFAAYIITKEDLKKLASEQEASARQAQEQRREPENVLNYFQVDQLEIEIGYNLITLTDESRGGDLLQRVAAVRRQCVLETGIYVRPIRIRDNLQLSSNSYVFKIKGNVIVEGEVMPGYFLAMDPVGMNVDVPGISTIEPTFGLPAWWVSENDREQVELSGLTVVDCSTVLITHLTEFIKQNAHELLGRQEIKELLDVVRESNTALVDELVPGYLSMGEIQKVLQNLLKERVSIRDLTTILESLSESARFTKDPDFLSENARQALGRTICQPLEGPGHTLSVITLHPKLEQIISDSIQDTRMGTYPVLDPQMAAKIMEKTSEVVERVMLKGINPVILCSARVRLPFRRLTERALPNISVLSINEVPSNLGVEAVGTVIMD; encoded by the coding sequence ATGGCGGCTCCGTCGACAATGAGTATGCTTAAACAGAATACTGATTTGATTGTTGCCGCTTTTATCATAGGTATAATTTTAATGATTATTATACCGCTTTCCCCCCTGCTTTTAGATGTGCTTTTGACTATCAGTATAACTGTTGGTCTGGTTATTTTACTGATCACAATGTTTACAACCGAACCGCTGCAGTTTTCTGTATTTCCGACGTTGCTGTTAATAACCACATTATATAGGTTGGCGCTTAATATTTCTTCTACCAGGCTTATTCTAAGCACCGGAGCGGCAGGTAATGTTATTGATGCATTTGGCAACTTTGTGACTCAAGGAAATTATGTTGTTGGACTGGTAGTATTTATTATAATAACTGTTATTCAATTTATGGTTATTACCAGTGGCGCCGGGCGGGTATCTGAGGTAGCCGCCCGTTTTACACTGGATGCTATGCCCGGAAAGCAGATGAGTATTGACGCTGATTTCAATTCGGGCCTGATTACTGAGGGGGAGGCCAGAGAGAGAAGGAAGCGGCTGCAGCGCGAGGCTGATTTTTTTGGGTCTATGGACGGTGCCAGCAAGTTTGTGCGCGGTGATGCTGTTGCCGGCATAATTATCATACTCATTAATATTATCGGGGGCTTTATTATAGGTGTAGTACAGCAGAACATGCAGTTTGTGCAGGCTTTGCAAACTTTTACCGTTTTATCTATAGGTGACGGTTTGGTTAGTCAGCTGCCCGCCCTTTTAATTTCAACAGCCTCCGGTATTCTTGTAACCAGATCCACATCGGAAAATAGCCTGGGTGGGGATCTCTCGCAGCAGTTCCTGAATTTCCCCCGTGTTTTATATTTGGCTGCCGCAATTTTGCTTATACTGGGTCTAATACCTGCCATGCCGAATATTCTGTTTATCATGCTTTCTATCGGTACTGCCTTTGCTGCTTACATTATTACGAAAGAAGACTTGAAAAAGCTTGCTTCTGAGCAGGAAGCCAGCGCGCGGCAGGCTCAGGAGCAGCGCCGCGAGCCGGAAAATGTGCTGAACTATTTTCAAGTTGACCAGTTGGAAATCGAAATAGGCTATAACCTGATTACCCTGACTGATGAATCACGTGGAGGTGACCTGCTGCAGAGGGTGGCTGCCGTGAGGAGGCAGTGTGTTCTGGAGACAGGCATTTATGTGCGGCCGATTCGTATCAGAGACAATTTGCAGTTATCTTCAAATTCCTATGTATTTAAAATAAAAGGCAATGTTATTGTTGAAGGAGAAGTAATGCCCGGTTATTTTCTGGCCATGGATCCTGTTGGTATGAATGTTGATGTGCCCGGTATCTCTACTATTGAACCTACCTTTGGGCTGCCGGCCTGGTGGGTATCGGAGAACGACCGGGAGCAGGTTGAGCTGTCCGGTTTGACAGTGGTAGACTGTTCAACTGTACTGATCACTCACTTAACGGAATTTATTAAACAAAATGCCCACGAACTTTTGGGACGTCAGGAAATCAAGGAATTACTGGATGTAGTGCGGGAGAGTAACACGGCACTGGTAGATGAGCTGGTCCCGGGATATCTTTCTATGGGAGAAATACAGAAAGTCCTGCAGAATTTGCTGAAAGAAAGAGTATCCATAAGGGATTTAACGACTATTTTGGAATCATTATCAGAAAGCGCCCGTTTTACTAAAGATCCTGATTTTTTATCGGAGAATGCCCGTCAAGCTCTGGGGCGTACTATCTGTCAGCCATTGGAAGGGCCGGGACATACCTTATCGGTAATTACACTGCATCCCAAATTAGAGCAAATTATATCAGATTCGATACAAGATACCAGAATGGGAACTTATCCTGTGCTTGACCCACAAATGGCTGCAAAAATAATGGAAAAGACCAGTGAAGTTGTGGAAAGGGTTATGCTAAAGGGCATTAATCCCGTGATTCTTTGCTCGGCCCGCGTGAGATTGCCGTTTAGGCGACTAACGGAAAGAGCGCTGCCTAATATATCTGTACTCTCAATTAACGAAGTACCCTCCAATCTAGGGGTTGAAGCGGTTGGGACGGTGATAATGGATTGA
- the flhF gene encoding flagellar biosynthesis protein FlhF, whose amino-acid sequence MKVKKYLVNDMKEALYLIKKDLGPEAMIINSRKVRRKGLLGFFIKRKLEVTAAVDEPVVNEKRQELSQAVGAGPVSSPAPVERVMRGEAAARTRAQLAYNIAGTTVGKARESGFSTGGTINSPGSSSVSSLSLRDKNIQPVNSESKLHNELSEVKLLLNRIMRDKDTSHEDIFISKWRQILLDTDMDEVLVERLLEDANDRYDSGRSDRDEMLKVNLINKITGLIEPAYQDISFGKVYAFIGPTGVGKTTTLAKLAAQFSLFYQKDIALITIDTYRIGAVEQLKTYGEIIGVSLDVVMTPEDLHRVIMRHKDKDIILIDTAGHPSNNAVYVQELKGFLDVISLPLDIFLVLSATTKNKDMFKIIDEFGRKDISKIIFTKIDETESLGAMLNIIYRTNIPIYYVTDGQSVPDDIEQVYPKKLAKLLLKGVSNQNDGPGF is encoded by the coding sequence TTGAAAGTAAAAAAATACCTGGTAAATGATATGAAAGAGGCACTGTACCTTATAAAAAAAGACCTTGGTCCCGAGGCAATGATTATTAACAGCAGAAAAGTCAGACGCAAAGGTTTGTTGGGCTTTTTCATTAAGCGTAAGCTGGAGGTTACCGCTGCAGTGGATGAACCTGTGGTAAATGAGAAGAGGCAGGAATTAAGCCAGGCTGTGGGAGCGGGTCCGGTCAGCTCACCCGCGCCGGTGGAAAGGGTAATGCGAGGTGAAGCTGCTGCCCGTACCAGAGCTCAGTTAGCTTACAATATTGCCGGTACAACGGTTGGAAAAGCGAGGGAAAGCGGTTTTTCAACCGGCGGTACAATAAACAGTCCCGGCAGCAGTTCAGTTAGCAGCTTGTCTCTGCGCGATAAAAATATTCAGCCGGTTAACTCCGAAAGTAAGTTGCATAACGAGTTATCTGAAGTAAAACTGCTGCTAAATCGTATAATGAGGGATAAAGATACTTCTCATGAGGACATTTTTATCAGTAAATGGCGGCAAATTCTTCTGGATACTGATATGGACGAGGTGCTTGTTGAGCGCTTGCTGGAAGACGCCAATGACAGGTATGACAGCGGACGTTCAGATCGGGATGAAATGCTTAAGGTTAACTTAATTAATAAAATAACCGGCTTGATAGAGCCTGCCTATCAGGATATAAGTTTTGGTAAGGTATACGCTTTTATAGGACCGACCGGAGTCGGTAAAACTACTACATTAGCTAAGCTGGCCGCCCAATTTTCACTTTTTTATCAGAAGGACATAGCGTTAATTACTATAGATACTTACCGTATAGGAGCTGTCGAACAACTGAAGACCTACGGTGAAATTATAGGTGTTTCGCTGGATGTAGTTATGACGCCTGAGGATCTGCACAGGGTTATTATGCGGCACAAAGACAAGGATATAATATTGATTGATACTGCCGGTCATCCCTCGAATAATGCCGTGTATGTGCAGGAATTAAAGGGCTTTTTAGACGTTATCAGCCTGCCGTTGGATATTTTCTTGGTTTTAAGTGCGACAACAAAGAATAAGGATATGTTTAAGATTATTGACGAATTCGGCAGAAAGGATATTTCAAAAATCATATTCACTAAAATAGATGAGACAGAATCTTTAGGCGCTATGTTAAATATAATTTATCGCACTAATATACCAATTTACTATGTGACGGACGGGCAAAGTGTTCCTGATGATATTGAACAGGTATACCCCAAGAAACTGGCAAAACTTCTCTTAAAGGGGGTGAGCAATCAAAATGATGGACCAGGCTTCTAA